The genomic interval CCTGCTTTTTTTGTATTTTCCGCATAATGCATAATACTATCATTAATAGATTTGTTAATTAATAATTCATGTTCTACTGTTTGTTGTGATAGTGATGTCAATAAAGTCACAGCTATACACAGAGGTCTTTTATTATTGCCTTCACTTAAACCTTCTATAGCGTATTTCATCATATCTATTCCACCTAAAGCATGGACATTAACCATATCAATGTCTAATTTAGAGAGATTTTTCATAGACTTGTACACTGTATTAGGAATATCATGAAGTTTTAAATCAAGAAAAATTTTATGACCTTTTGATTTTAACTCTTTAATAATATCAGTACCCTCTCTATAAAAAAGTTCCATTCCTACTTTTACATATAGATTTGAATTAAACTTATTTATAAATTGAAGTGTTTCTTGTTTGCTTGGAAAATCAAGCGCGATAATAACATCTTTTTGCATATTAACCCTTCTATCCATAATATACTTCTTCATCTAATAGATTTTCTGATTTCGCAACCACAA from Mycoplasmatota bacterium carries:
- the pyrF gene encoding orotidine-5'-phosphate decarboxylase, giving the protein MQKDVIIALDFPSKQETLQFINKFNSNLYVKVGMELFYREGTDIIKELKSKGHKIFLDLKLHDIPNTVYKSMKNLSKLDIDMVNVHALGGIDMMKYAIEGLSEGNNKRPLCIAVTLLTSLSQQTVEHELLINKSINDSIMHYAENTKKAGLDGIVCSPLESKLIHEKLGNSFLTVTPGIRLEHDDLNDQVRVATPQIAKTLGTNYIVVGRSITHSKDPVNTYKHIVGKFIGSER